A window of Pedobacter lusitanus contains these coding sequences:
- a CDS encoding Hsp70 family protein, whose protein sequence is MSKFLYGIDFGTTNSALSIYDEEKNEIISTITVPSLLYFQQEQSATQPLNYVVGENAIDAYLSDGMKGRFIKSIKQILSRSSFIETRIHNKRYNASDLVALILKDLKTKADEIIGYDCQKAVIGRPVFFDDDSTSKDTLAQTRLSKAAENAGFNEVRFQFEPIGAAFAYEKTIKKKEKVLVADLGGGTTDFTYLILDPDNVGNKDRRNDMIASGGIYIGGDSFDSAFMWDKGTPYFGKNTLYEATPGKILTVPMSLFANICTWDKMNFFNGLRIQKDLQDYYHYSKKDRKFKNLITLIENNLGYSVFRSIEKTKITLSDEPVSQFSYSNMEIEIDEEVSKEQYAAVIEKDINKISVYLDEFMLKNNIKAEEIDSLFLTGGSSLVGGVQNLFRNKFPHIPVNSGDNFTSVAKGLAYSGYLFDAD, encoded by the coding sequence ATGAGTAAGTTTCTATATGGAATTGATTTTGGAACAACCAATTCTGCTCTTTCTATTTATGATGAAGAAAAAAATGAAATCATCAGTACAATTACAGTCCCTTCCCTGTTGTATTTTCAACAGGAACAAAGTGCAACACAGCCATTAAACTATGTAGTAGGTGAAAACGCCATTGATGCTTACCTGAGTGATGGTATGAAAGGCCGGTTTATCAAATCCATCAAGCAAATCTTATCAAGAAGCAGCTTTATAGAAACACGGATACATAACAAAAGATACAATGCATCAGATCTTGTCGCATTAATTCTTAAGGATCTGAAGACCAAAGCAGATGAAATTATTGGATACGATTGTCAGAAAGCAGTTATCGGAAGACCTGTATTTTTTGATGATGACAGTACATCAAAAGATACACTTGCGCAAACCCGTTTAAGTAAAGCAGCAGAAAATGCAGGCTTTAATGAAGTACGTTTCCAGTTTGAACCTATCGGAGCTGCATTTGCCTACGAGAAGACTATCAAAAAGAAGGAAAAGGTACTTGTAGCCGATTTAGGTGGAGGTACAACAGATTTCACTTACCTGATTCTCGACCCGGATAATGTAGGCAATAAAGACAGAAGAAATGATATGATTGCTTCCGGTGGTATTTATATTGGCGGTGACAGTTTTGATTCAGCATTTATGTGGGATAAAGGGACACCTTACTTTGGTAAAAACACTTTATATGAAGCCACTCCAGGCAAAATCCTGACCGTTCCGATGTCACTTTTTGCCAATATCTGTACCTGGGACAAAATGAACTTTTTCAACGGACTCAGAATACAGAAAGACTTACAGGATTATTATCATTATTCTAAAAAAGACCGCAAATTTAAAAACCTGATCACCCTTATTGAAAACAACCTGGGTTATTCCGTATTCCGTTCTATAGAAAAAACAAAGATCACCCTGTCAGATGAGCCGGTATCTCAGTTTAGCTATTCCAATATGGAAATAGAGATCGATGAAGAAGTTTCTAAAGAACAATATGCTGCTGTAATCGAAAAAGATATTAATAAAATCAGTGTCTATCTGGATGAGTTCATGCTGAAAAACAACATTAAAGCAGAAGAGATCGACAGTTTGTTTCTAACTGGTGGAAGCTCACTGGTTGGAGGTGTACAAAACCTGTTCAGAAATAAATTCCCTCACATCCCGGTAAACTCAGGAGACAACTTTACCAGCGTTGCAAAAGGACTGGCTTATAGCGGTTATTTGTTTGATGCCGACTAA
- a CDS encoding S24 family peptidase, with amino-acid sequence MDIIKKVNDIAVEFFDDNNSRFASKMGTSETNIRNYRSKIIPKVDFIVRLCNELEISLEWMFNNSGPMRVIQTETLKPVAGQPVIQTEHRKDEGVPLYDSSAQLSLVDLFEGHGSIIDYITIPGLPKSDGALHIKGDSMYPLLKSGDIAIYKKVRNIEDGIFYGEMYLLSVNIDGDDATMVRYIQKSDLGVEYVRLVSQHINHSPKDMHLKHIKALALIKASIRINSMH; translated from the coding sequence ATGGATATAATCAAAAAAGTAAACGATATCGCAGTAGAATTTTTTGATGATAATAACTCGAGGTTCGCTTCTAAAATGGGAACGAGTGAAACCAATATCAGGAATTACCGGAGTAAAATTATTCCAAAGGTAGATTTCATAGTCAGATTGTGTAATGAACTCGAAATAAGTCTGGAGTGGATGTTTAATAACTCGGGCCCGATGAGGGTCATTCAAACAGAAACTTTAAAACCTGTTGCGGGACAGCCGGTCATTCAAACAGAGCATAGAAAGGATGAGGGGGTACCACTGTATGATAGTAGTGCACAGTTAAGTCTGGTTGATCTATTTGAAGGGCATGGAAGTATAATAGATTATATCACTATACCTGGCCTTCCTAAAAGTGATGGTGCTCTGCATATCAAAGGGGATAGTATGTATCCTTTGTTGAAAAGCGGAGATATCGCTATTTATAAAAAAGTAAGGAATATTGAAGATGGGATTTTCTATGGTGAAATGTATCTGCTTTCTGTAAATATAGACGGGGATGATGCCACTATGGTAAGATATATTCAGAAATCTGATCTTGGAGTGGAATATGTCAGGTTAGTCAGTCAGCATATCAATCACTCCCCAAAAGATATGCACCTTAAACATATTAAAGCGCTGGCGCTGATTAAGGCGAGTATCCGTATCAATAGCATGCATTAA
- a CDS encoding PIN domain-containing protein, whose amino-acid sequence MDVILDSNIYRDDILLRSKYFDLLNDYLIKTNSSIVLPQIVLDETKELYLRALQQRQSKIRTNINELNLALIDKTIHNSPPTIDINLEVEKYELYIKRRLNIKKEKVIPINNDFLPEIIKRCIKRQKPAGEKYEARDTLIWLTIKQYCENTHQKQVTLISKNHSDFAGSDKKTLERSLIAECDLLQIRINYFQSVEEFIAAHATEISFINEDWLAENLDFEVLKTDVFDSLNNSNKKTVYSYFTQKTKNKQLIFKPLLIQPYDDDFFIYEMIDNSIIVNAIIKAELKIEFKYIPEDSCKTIEHFNCYSQNKDQIITIEYLYVALHIIITVKNRKTFKQELSSLQIIN is encoded by the coding sequence ATGGATGTGATACTTGATTCTAATATATATAGAGATGATATTCTACTTAGATCGAAATATTTTGATCTTCTGAATGATTATTTAATCAAAACAAATTCCTCAATAGTCCTCCCACAAATAGTACTTGATGAAACTAAAGAGCTGTATTTAAGAGCACTTCAACAACGACAATCTAAAATTCGTACTAACATAAATGAATTAAATTTAGCATTAATAGATAAAACAATACATAATTCACCACCTACGATTGATATTAATTTAGAGGTTGAAAAATATGAGCTTTATATCAAGCGGCGTCTTAATATTAAAAAGGAAAAAGTCATTCCCATTAATAATGATTTTCTTCCTGAGATTATTAAAAGGTGTATCAAGAGACAGAAGCCGGCAGGAGAAAAATACGAAGCTAGAGATACATTAATTTGGCTAACTATTAAACAATACTGTGAAAATACTCATCAAAAACAAGTTACTTTAATTAGTAAAAACCATAGTGATTTTGCTGGATCAGATAAGAAAACATTAGAGAGATCTCTAATAGCCGAATGTGATTTATTACAAATCAGAATAAATTATTTTCAATCTGTCGAAGAATTTATTGCTGCACACGCAACTGAAATTAGTTTTATAAATGAAGATTGGCTTGCAGAAAATCTAGATTTCGAAGTCTTAAAAACAGATGTATTTGATTCCCTGAATAACAGTAATAAAAAAACTGTTTATTCTTATTTCACACAAAAAACAAAGAACAAACAATTAATCTTCAAACCATTATTAATTCAACCCTATGATGATGATTTTTTCATATATGAAATGATCGACAATAGCATTATTGTCAATGCCATTATTAAAGCAGAATTAAAAATTGAATTTAAATATATCCCCGAGGATTCTTGTAAAACCATAGAGCATTTTAATTGCTATAGCCAAAACAAAGATCAAATAATTACGATTGAATATTTATACGTTGCATTGCATATCATAATCACTGTAAAGAACAGAAAAACATTTAAGCAAGAATTGAGTAGTCTACAAATAATTAATTAA
- a CDS encoding phosphatidylserine decarboxylase family protein produces the protein MKTTANKKLQAFRVGRWLPSDQTILEKWLNDLIAEVEKDKHPLLPVIEEFKELIEDDPEIFMWFHLMFEEVPRKPPFNNNPAGQPQVRNYHLMLRLINRIMTKAPEFNETGLVGFPINAILDWSMGTTAGYAAFLNEKVNWQLKRILTEWSIFLCSNDSKYVLNEDPKTGWFGADAKKAMPDFDKEFKCDPSLPYHGFKSWDDFFTREFRDGQRPLADPDNDAVIANACESAPYRIAHQVKQHDKFWIKAQPYSLEHMMANDPLLENFIGGTVYQAFLSALSYHRWHSPVSGKIVKAYVQDGTYYAEALSEGYDPAGPNDSQGYITELATRALIFIEADNPAIGLMCVMPVGMAEVSSCQITVYEGQHVKKGEQLGMFHFGGSTHCLFFGPQVKLVFDMHGQTPGLDSSNIPLKSKIATVIT, from the coding sequence ATGAAAACAACAGCTAACAAAAAGTTACAAGCCTTCCGTGTCGGCAGATGGCTTCCATCCGATCAGACTATCCTGGAAAAATGGTTAAATGATTTAATTGCTGAAGTCGAAAAGGATAAACATCCTTTGCTCCCTGTAATTGAAGAATTTAAGGAATTAATAGAAGATGATCCGGAAATCTTTATGTGGTTCCATCTCATGTTCGAGGAGGTTCCGCGCAAACCGCCTTTTAATAACAATCCCGCCGGACAACCACAGGTCAGAAACTATCATTTGATGTTAAGGCTGATCAACAGAATAATGACCAAAGCCCCGGAATTCAATGAAACAGGATTGGTCGGTTTTCCTATTAACGCTATTCTGGACTGGTCTATGGGTACTACCGCCGGTTATGCCGCTTTTTTAAATGAAAAAGTCAACTGGCAATTAAAGAGAATCCTGACCGAATGGTCAATTTTTCTGTGCTCCAATGATTCAAAGTATGTATTGAATGAAGATCCTAAAACAGGATGGTTTGGTGCAGATGCTAAAAAAGCAATGCCCGATTTTGATAAAGAATTTAAATGCGACCCCTCCCTGCCCTATCACGGATTTAAATCCTGGGATGACTTCTTTACCAGAGAATTCAGAGACGGCCAGCGGCCTCTGGCAGATCCGGATAATGATGCCGTTATAGCAAATGCATGTGAATCTGCGCCCTACAGAATCGCCCATCAGGTAAAACAGCATGACAAATTCTGGATTAAAGCACAACCATATTCCCTGGAACATATGATGGCCAATGACCCACTGCTGGAAAATTTTATCGGAGGAACAGTTTATCAGGCTTTTTTAAGCGCTTTAAGTTATCATCGCTGGCATAGCCCTGTAAGCGGGAAAATTGTAAAAGCCTATGTACAGGATGGTACTTATTATGCCGAGGCATTGTCAGAAGGCTATGATCCTGCCGGTCCGAATGACTCACAAGGCTACATCACTGAACTTGCCACAAGAGCGCTGATATTTATAGAGGCCGATAATCCTGCGATCGGGCTGATGTGTGTCATGCCAGTTGGAATGGCCGAGGTTTCTTCCTGTCAGATTACAGTTTATGAAGGTCAGCATGTCAAAAAAGGAGAACAACTAGGGATGTTCCATTTTGGAGGTTCTACTCATTGCCTATTCTTTGGACCACAGGTCAAACTGGTATTTGATATGCATGGACAGACTCCGGGGCTTGATTCCAGCAATATTCCATTAAAATCAAAAATCGCAACTGTGATAACCTAG
- a CDS encoding NAD-dependent epimerase/dehydratase family protein, giving the protein MKVFLTGVTGYIGGSVAKILIDAGHQVTGVVRSKEKADAVLSLGITPVIGTLNDTEILITQAKKADAVINTANSDHRIAVETFIEALKGTGKAFIHTSGSSVVGDDARGDSTSAEIFTEETPFKPMDIREERVAINDLVRRAGVNSWVRSIVIVPTMVYGDALGLDVQSDQLPVIFRKSKEAGAGIYVGKGLNRWSNVHIADLANLYLLALENAASASYFYAENGEESYGDIAGYVSHALGFGGKTISWPVAEAIAELGDWARFAIASNSRVRAVHARKLLGWKPAAQSVSEWIASKAI; this is encoded by the coding sequence ATGAAAGTTTTTCTGACCGGAGTTACAGGTTATATAGGTGGTTCAGTAGCAAAAATATTAATCGATGCAGGTCATCAGGTGACCGGCGTGGTGCGCAGCAAAGAAAAAGCAGATGCTGTTTTATCACTGGGAATTACACCCGTAATTGGTACATTGAATGATACAGAAATATTAATCACACAGGCTAAAAAAGCAGACGCAGTTATTAACACAGCCAACTCTGATCACAGAATTGCTGTTGAAACTTTTATTGAAGCACTGAAAGGAACGGGAAAGGCCTTTATTCATACTTCCGGATCAAGCGTTGTGGGTGATGATGCCCGCGGTGACTCAACATCTGCAGAAATCTTCACTGAAGAAACCCCATTTAAACCAATGGATATCAGAGAAGAAAGAGTCGCTATCAATGATCTGGTGCGTCGTGCAGGAGTTAATAGCTGGGTCAGATCCATAGTCATTGTACCAACAATGGTATATGGTGATGCTTTGGGGCTGGATGTCCAGAGTGATCAGTTGCCAGTGATCTTTAGAAAATCAAAAGAAGCGGGTGCTGGCATCTATGTTGGAAAAGGGCTTAACCGCTGGTCCAATGTACATATAGCAGATTTAGCCAATTTATATCTTCTTGCCCTGGAAAATGCAGCTTCAGCCTCTTATTTCTATGCTGAAAATGGAGAAGAGTCTTACGGCGATATTGCCGGATATGTCAGCCATGCACTGGGATTTGGCGGTAAAACGATCAGCTGGCCGGTAGCAGAGGCAATAGCTGAACTGGGGGACTGGGCAAGATTTGCCATAGCTTCAAACAGTCGTGTCCGCGCTGTGCATGCCCGTAAATTATTGGGATGGAAACCTGCAGCTCAATCTGTTTCAGAGTGGATTGCTTCAAAAGCAATTTAA